CTTTTCCTACTTAGATGGAGGTAACGATAATGAATGATTTGAAAAAAGTTCTCTTAGCTGGAATCGGGTTGACTGCTATGACAGTTGATAAGGCCGATAGCTTTGTCAAAGAGTTGGTTGAAAAGGGGCGTTTGACTGTTGAAGAAGGTAAGGAACTGGAACAAGAGCTCAAACGTCAAAGTAAGGAAGAAGCTCAAGAATTTTTAGCGAAACTTGATGCTAAGAAATCTTCAGTTGAGTATGCGACTAAGGATGATGTGAAACGTCTTGAAGAAAAACTTGACGCTTTGCTCAGTCAAAATAAATAAAATGTAAGGAGTCTAAAATGGCTAGTAAACGATTGAGACATGTGTTGAAGGTTTTCTCGTCAGTTGGTCTCCTTTCTTATCGTGAAAAGCATCTTCCTCAAGACCAACAGACAACACCTGTCAAGCTACGCCAAGCCTTTGAGCAATTAGGACCTAGTTTTGTTAAAATTGGTCAAATCCTATCCACGCGCTCTGACCTTTTGCCAGAAAACTATATCAAAGAATTATCAAAGCTCCAGAGCTCAGTTCCTCCCTTGAATAAAGAGGAAGTCATGACTGCCATTAGGCGAGAATTACCTAATGAGCTTTCTGACAGTTTCCTTGATTTTTCGGAAGAGCCCTTAGCTTCTGGTTCTGTCGCTCAGACCCATAGAGCTAGATTATTGTTTGGTCAGGAAGTGATTGTAAAAATCCAGAGACCTGGTATTGATGAGGTCGTTAAGGAAGATATTCAGCTTCTCATTAAGCTTGCACGGCATATACCAAAACATTTTATCCCCATGGTCGATGTTCAGGAGGTTTTGGAAAATCTGCGTGAAACCTTAATTAAGGAACTAGATTTCAGGAATGAAGCAGAGGCCATGAAGTGCTTTAAGGCCAATAACAGGGCTGTTGCTTGTCTAGGTGTCCCCGAGGTCTATGATACCTTCACGACACCTCACCTCATAGTTGAAGAGTATATCAATGGGATTCCGCTTAATCACTACAGCCAACTGATTGAGGCTGGCTATGACTTAGAAGATGTGGGCAAGAAACTTATGCTGTCATTTATCAAGCAAGTCTTCAAAGATGGCTATTTTCATGGTGACCCCCATCCTGGAAATCTGTTGGTACGTGATGGCAAGATTTATTTCATTGATTTTGGAATTATGGGTGAGTTGGAAGTGGGGATGCGTGCGTCCTTAAATGACATCCTGTACAGTTTTACCGCACAAGATGTTGATGGTATGACCAAGGCCATCTTGTCCGTTACACAATTTGATAATGGTCTTAATCGTGCAGTCCTAAGTCAAGATGTAGAGCAAATGTTAGGTCGTTATTCTGGTATTGACTTGGGAAGTCTCTCTATAACAGATTTGCTGCAGGATTTGATGGCTATTTTCCAGAAAAATCATCTTAAAGCCTCCTCTCAAATTACCATTTTGGAGAAGGCTTCGCTTCAAATTGAGGGGATTTTCCGAGAGTTAGCGCCAAATATGGATCTTATGACTCTGGCCAAGGATTACTTCCTAGAAAATATGGGACCTGACATGCTTAAGCAGGCCCTGAATAAAGAGAGTATCTTGATTGAACTCTTTTATCTGATTCGCAATGGGAAGAACATTCCACGTCGTCTGCATCAGCTCTTGGAGCAAATTTTAAACGGACGAATTGTGGTGAACCATGATTTTATTAACTTTTCGGGTCGAATTAAAGTTTTTGAGAAAGTATTAAATAATCTGGTTTTAGCCTTATTGTCATTGGGATTTCTACTTTCCGGTGCCCTTTTGGCTAATAAATCAGGTTTTGAAAATCTTGACTGGCTATTTCTTGGACTTGGAACTTTTCTAGCTTTAATCACAGTAGTGCGTATAATATTTAAGAAAAAAGGATAAAGTATGATTGAAACAACTAGGCCTGAGCTTGTGGCCTATCAAGAAGAGCGTTTAGCCAAATTTGTGACTGAAAATCAAAAGTTAGACAAAAGCCAAATCGTTTTTGCAGGGGACTCCATCACGGAGTTTTTTGCATTGAAAAAATATTTGGGTCGAGAGTTTCCCCTTGTTAACCGTGGGATTGCAGGAACAGACTCGGTTTGGCTTTTAGAGCACCTTAAAAAGCAGGTCTTAGATTTGGAACCAAGTAAATTGGTGCTCTTGATTGGCATTAACGACATCGGAAGAGGTTACCCTATTCGAGATATTGTCACTCGTATTTCCGATATTATCATGACAGTTCGTCAGGAATCCCTCTTTACTGAGGTCTATTTGCTGAGTGTCTTTCCAGTTAGTGAAGAATCACAGTATGCTTCTAAGGTTAAGATTCGAAATAATACGACTGTACGTGAGCTAAATCAACAATTAGCTGTCCTCCCCGGTGTGACCTATGTCGATCTTTTTGATTACCTTACTGATGACATGGGACAGTTAAATGACAACTATACAACGGATGGTTTGCACTTGAGTCCACAAGGTTATCAAGTCCTTGCGGAACCAATCATAAAGGAGATTTTAGAATGAAAGTTGGCTTAGTCCTCGAAGGCGGGGGGATGCGTGGCTTATATACGGCTGGTGTATTAGATGCCTTTTTAGAAGCTGGAATGAAGGTGGATGGCGTTGTTTCGGTATCGGCTGGAGCACTTTTTGGTGTTAATTACCTTTCTAACCAGCCCCAAAGAGCCCTTCGCTACAACAAGCGTTTTATGGGAGACCGTCGTTATATGAGTTTCTGGTCATGGCTGACAACAGGTAACTTCGTTAATAAGGAATTCTCCTATTATAAGGTTCCCATGGAGTTGGACGTTTTTGATCAGGAGGCCTTTGCTGATTCAGGTATTCCCTTCTATGTGGTTACTACAGATATTGAGTCCGGAAAACCAGACTATATCAAGATTGACCATGTCTTTGAGCAAATGGAAGCCCTTCGGGCAAGTTCCGCCTTACCTCTGGTTTCTGAAATTGTCGAGTACAAGGGTAAACGCTACATGGATGGTGGTCTGTCTGATAGTCTCCCTATTGATTTTATGGAAAATTTGGGCTTTGATAAACTCATTGTAGTTCTGACACGTCCTAAAGGCTACCGTAAACAGCCATCTAAAACGAGTAAGCGAATCTACAAGCTCTTTTATCGTAAGTATCCTGAATTTGTCCAAGTGGCTTCAAATCGCCACATCCACTACAATAAGAGTATTGAAAAGATAGAGGCTTTGGAAAAAACTGGAAATCTTTATGCTATCCGTCCAGAACATGCACTTGAAGTTAGTCGTTTGGAGAAGGATCCTGAAAAGTTTGAAGCCATTTATCAAGAAGGATTGGATCAAATGCGTAATGATATGTCTAATCTCAAAACATTTCTTGGAGACAACTAAAAACGTGCTCGGTTGAGCACGTTCTTTTAGTTATTCATTTGTCGAGCTTGACGGCGTTCTTTAACTTTTTGACGACGTCCTTTTTCATTATGG
The DNA window shown above is from Streptococcus salivarius and carries:
- a CDS encoding phasin family protein; translated protein: MNDLKKVLLAGIGLTAMTVDKADSFVKELVEKGRLTVEEGKELEQELKRQSKEEAQEFLAKLDAKKSSVEYATKDDVKRLEEKLDALLSQNK
- a CDS encoding ABC1 kinase family protein, producing MASKRLRHVLKVFSSVGLLSYREKHLPQDQQTTPVKLRQAFEQLGPSFVKIGQILSTRSDLLPENYIKELSKLQSSVPPLNKEEVMTAIRRELPNELSDSFLDFSEEPLASGSVAQTHRARLLFGQEVIVKIQRPGIDEVVKEDIQLLIKLARHIPKHFIPMVDVQEVLENLRETLIKELDFRNEAEAMKCFKANNRAVACLGVPEVYDTFTTPHLIVEEYINGIPLNHYSQLIEAGYDLEDVGKKLMLSFIKQVFKDGYFHGDPHPGNLLVRDGKIYFIDFGIMGELEVGMRASLNDILYSFTAQDVDGMTKAILSVTQFDNGLNRAVLSQDVEQMLGRYSGIDLGSLSITDLLQDLMAIFQKNHLKASSQITILEKASLQIEGIFRELAPNMDLMTLAKDYFLENMGPDMLKQALNKESILIELFYLIRNGKNIPRRLHQLLEQILNGRIVVNHDFINFSGRIKVFEKVLNNLVLALLSLGFLLSGALLANKSGFENLDWLFLGLGTFLALITVVRIIFKKKG
- a CDS encoding SGNH/GDSL hydrolase family protein, encoding MIETTRPELVAYQEERLAKFVTENQKLDKSQIVFAGDSITEFFALKKYLGREFPLVNRGIAGTDSVWLLEHLKKQVLDLEPSKLVLLIGINDIGRGYPIRDIVTRISDIIMTVRQESLFTEVYLLSVFPVSEESQYASKVKIRNNTTVRELNQQLAVLPGVTYVDLFDYLTDDMGQLNDNYTTDGLHLSPQGYQVLAEPIIKEILE
- a CDS encoding patatin family protein produces the protein MKVGLVLEGGGMRGLYTAGVLDAFLEAGMKVDGVVSVSAGALFGVNYLSNQPQRALRYNKRFMGDRRYMSFWSWLTTGNFVNKEFSYYKVPMELDVFDQEAFADSGIPFYVVTTDIESGKPDYIKIDHVFEQMEALRASSALPLVSEIVEYKGKRYMDGGLSDSLPIDFMENLGFDKLIVVLTRPKGYRKQPSKTSKRIYKLFYRKYPEFVQVASNRHIHYNKSIEKIEALEKTGNLYAIRPEHALEVSRLEKDPEKFEAIYQEGLDQMRNDMSNLKTFLGDN